ACCACAAAAGTGGAAGTATGGGGATCACAATCACAGGAAATTAGTCTTAGAATCATCTCCCAGGCTACCTCGGATTCAAAGTTCCAACACAACTTCACGAAAACCTCGTTCCCAGACATGCTCCAGCCCTCTTAGAACACCCCGCAGTTCAGCTTGTATAGCGGTTGCCGCTTCAACGTTAGGGGTAAAACCCGAAAGCCACCGACCATTCTCATTACGGAGAACTCCAGTTAGTCTGAGATTCCTTCCATAAGCACTGCTGGTATCGAGTTTGACCCACCCCGGAAGGGGTAGACGGCTGGTTAATTTGCGAGGCGGCAGGCCTAAGGGAGGCCGACCATGACCCCAACTGAAGTAACGGAGGTCATCCCCAAACAGTCCTGCAATTACAGATGATCATGTAGCGTTAAGACGATTATGATTGCTCCTTTTCCAATATTTCTTTTTGGAGGGGTTTAGTGGCAGTCGGGTTGTTGTTTGAGAAGAAGTTAGAAATAGAAATTCCGATGTTCACTTATATGTAGCAAAGAGTGTTACCAACCTAAGAGCATGCTTCGATCAACACCGAAATCACCTCTGAAAGCAGGACCAAATGTTAGACAAATCAAGACATGATGATATATACCATCAGTCTATGAATAATTATCGTATAACTAACAGCACACTATATATCTATCTCAGCAATTGATTAATTGTAACTAGACAAGATACCTCGTGACAAATTATCTGGAAGAAGGATCAAACTTTGACAGTATCTCTTTGTCGAGGTTCTCGACCAACTTCGCAAGGTTCTTGTACCGATCCAAGTAATTCCCGCCGCCATCCACCGCAAAGTCATCAACACTGCCAATAACGCAAAAGGAAACCCCATAAGATCACAACATCCTTCACTGTCAGTCAGCACAGAGGTCAGAAAGTTGGAATCAGTGAAACACGGCGCACTCAATCTCGGTGCGAACCACCAGCTTGTCAGCACCATCCTTCAGAGTGTCCACGACCAACTTATCGTTCATGGCTAGACACTTGACAAGAACCTTCTTGGAGCCCCTCGAGCATGCAGGTTTCGCATACACGAATGTGTACTCCTCTTCTAATTCATTCCAGCGATCAATGCCCACTTCCTCCGTTAAAACCAAAAgcttaaaaattataatcctCAACTTCTATTACAGAGGGTGTAATTACCGGTATTAGCTCACCGAAGCTATGGGGAGATTGCTAGAATAAAAATGACGACTTCATGGTTTGGGATGACAAGGAATAAGGCTACCGGTGGAGGAGGTATAGAGAGCGTCCCTCTTGCAAGAGGCGGGGCCAGTGGCGGTGAGGAAGTAGCCGGAGGCGAGGAAGGTGGCGTGGACGGCGAAGGCGACCTTGTCGTGGTTGTTGAGGAAGGACGGTTCGTGGCTCTGATCACtgaagaaaatcaaatataatatgaGAGGAAAGACGAGATATTGAAACGTGATGGCCAGAGGCCAAAACCACAGGAGTTGATTATTTAGACTGACTCACTAACTCATTGTCTACATAGAATTACTAGCCTATTTATAGGCTCAGGAAGCAATTGGACTTGGATagaaataatatcaaaatactATCATTAAATGTAAATGCGATACTAGTAAATCCTAATAATACCAATTAATCTAATTGATTGATACAATCTTATTTAAATGTTATATTTCCTAATATGATAAACTAATATCTCCAATACTCCCTTCAAGATGAACATGGAGTGCAACAGAATGTTCATCTTGCACACGATTATAATCTCCATAATTTCATGATCTGCATCGAACAATAACTTTCATCTACAACCAAATTTTGCGGCAATGACAAAAAAGTAGTTTCTTTGACTCCAACAAAAGCTCTCCGTTCTTCCCTTAGACGGAGGTGATATGCGTGATCGATGCACGCTCTTCAAATGCCGACTTCAATTGGTGGTTGCAGTGGGCTTGTCTCGACTGatctgctctgataccatgaagaaaatcaaatataatatgaGAGGAGAGACCGAAGATATTGAAACGCGATGGCCAGAGGCCAAAGCCATGGGAGTTGATTATTTTGACTGACTCACTAACTCATAGAATACATAGAATTACTAGCCTATTTATAGGCTCAGGAAGCAATCGGACTAGGAtagaaataatattaaaatactatcataaaatttaaatgcaatattaataaaatcataatGATACCAATTAACCAATTGATTGATACAATCTTATTCAAATGTTATATTTCCTAATATGATAAACTAATATCTCCAATAATCACGACCATCATGCAGTTTGTCTTCTCCAGGGGCGCCATTGTAGCAGCAAAGCTTTGATCCAGATTTTCTGCAAGGAAAGCTTTGCCGGGACGGGAAGAAGCCTTCTTTTGCTGTTCTCTTGCTATCATATAGGAACAAATGTCGgtgggggggaaaaaaattaatttgtacgcaacctttttttttttttaatgtagaGTCGGTGTTTGgagaaatatatatctatctacaCCGGGTGCATATACTGATTTACTAAtttgcccaaaaaaaatttgattcttgattttctaACTTCTGATTTTGATTGCTGTACAATATACAAGGATTGATCATtgatgatttttattttgcaaaCTTAGTGACGAAGCAATTAAAATTGTGGgactcctctttttttttttttttttttggaattagGGGCCGAAGCCAAGTTACAAATTAAGCAAAGCACAAACGAGGGTTATATATAGCAAGTGACCTACACATTTGGGAATGGTATTAAGTCCCATTGGCCCTATGATAGCCCGCCTAGCAAGTCAATTTGCACAAATATTGCCCACTTGCCAATCCAGGCTAAGGAGATCCCAAACACGATTCACAAGACCATGGAGTGATGGAGAAGACCAACCATTAACTGAAATCAATCCCTTGACAATCTATGAATCAACTTCTAGGATGATACTTATGAAGCCTGGGGACAAGGCCGGGCCTGATCGAGGCCCGAAGCAACTCTCTAAAACTCGGCCACAACCGATGAAGCGATCCCAATATTATGGATGAAGCCACTAATCCAATTGCCTTCACTATCTCTAATTAAACCACCTGCCCCAAATTGTGGGACTTGATTTGATTGCTAAATCTGATGAAATCAGATCTGGTAGGCCGCAAGCACTTGCATGTGTAGTAAATTTCATGGTCTAACTCTATCAAAATGCCAACTTGGTGAGATGATTTGGAACAATAATTTCTCCAATGAGGGGTTTCATCGAGCAGAGCTACTCAAGAtcgatttatttaaatattaaaacctagcaaaaaaagaaaaaaaaaagcggaGCTTCAACACTTGACTTGCAAGTCTAACGAGTTTTTGAACTTGTAAGTTGCAAGTACAATAGAGATAATGGCAGAATATAGAGCTCATAGTTTCCCTGATTACCGTATCGATTTGGGAATTTAATATTACTAATATCTCTCACACCTTATCGAATGGCAAAATTCACTGTagacataatttatttttagtgaGCTGACTCAactcaaattaaaataatcgAAATTTGTTAAACTTTAAGATATCACAGtgaacaacaaaaaaaatattacgaGTATCTCTCACTGTTATAACTCccattattaatttttggaCATATTACACAATATCACCCGACGTTTGACGTTTGCGTGGAATCTAATACatcctttaaaaattatctGAAAATGTCTAATGTTTCACTTTTATTTCAATTCTAGCCCATCATTATTTTTCCGTGTAGAATTGATGAAAAACTGACATGGAATGTTTATGAGAccaatattaatatatatatatatatattatgtaggAAAAATTAGCGTCATATAGCACAACATTTAATACTTATCTCAAATTTAGTCCATTCCTAAAAGAATTTGGCCGATTGTGGGCTAAAAGTGGAATCCATAAGAAACGTTATgcattttcaaattattaattttaaaggaTGAATtagatttgaaattaatattttatgtaatttgtccggcataatatattaatttttgggCCACAAATGTGCCATGTctaatttttcatcaattttggACGAAAAATTGAGTGTAGGCtagaattgaaacaaaaacgAAATTTTAGGTATTCTCAAGTAATTTCTAAAGAGTGGGATACATTGACGCAAACATCAAATATTCGAATATATGGGGTAATTTCCCTTTAATTTCTCAATAAATGCAGGTCTAAGTTATCTAATTGAATCAATGTGGATTGATTTAAGCGTTCGGCGCTTGTTTCGCTTAAACAAGGTCTCGGATTTGAGTTCTTGTGGATGTAAAAAATCCACGCTGCGATAGTTTTACAATTTAGTGGACCGATCCGACTCGACTGGATTAATCGGGGCCCAATTAAGTTTATGAATACAAgagttcacaccgaaaaaaaaaaaaagttatccAACTGAACAGTTACATTTATACACCATCCGAATAAGAAATCAAGTAACCGTCTAGATATTCCTTTCGCAAATTGTCTGTGACTTTCACCCTTCTGCTACTCAATATTTATGGCCCATCAACTATTTTATACCTCTCATCATTAAACAAAGGGGAAATTACGCCATTATCCCAACCTTTACATGTTATTTTAGTTTTATCTCTACATCGATTTTTTTAGGTAGTCTAACGTTAATAGTTTGGTTTCAAATTTACATCGCTGTTAAAGTTCCATCCATTTTTGACGAAATTGCTGACGCGACCCGTTAATTACTTGACGAAGCTCACTTAGAGAGTGTATGGATCCGGATATAAGTGAAAACTTGCACCATATATCctaatatttttgttatttctcaattttatcctaatattttaatgatttctcaattttatcataatatTTTGACAGTTTCTGAATTTTATCCTAATATTTTACTCTTTTCTCAATATTATCCCAACGagttgggataaatttgagaaattatgaaatgattgggataaaattgagaaaacatTAAAAGGTTGGGATACAtggtattattttttcatatattggaACCCACACACTCTCCACATCAACGCCGTCAAACAATTAAcatgccacgtcagcatttccgttaaaaatggatggaatgttaatgatagatttgacaccAAATCATTAACGTTGAGATATCTCAGAAAAAAATTGACGTTGGGATAAAATTAAGACAACATATAAATGTTGAGATATATGGTGCAATTCCTACATTTCTATGaaatatctctctctcttcctccttaCGTTTAAGCTTGCTAAGACTTGGCTTGGCTGGCCAACTCTCAATTTTCGGTCAAATCTGATTATGGAGTTTCATATACTCGGAACAAGTTTTAAATTCTTGTGTAcaacttccttttttttttttgggttccCTGTACAACTTTCAAGTTTAGaaacatataaaaagaaaCTTTCTTTGGTTCTTTTCAATCTACCAAAATCTTTAAATATACCTGatttaaatcaaatttctATAAGAAAAAGTCTTCCTAAGGGAAGAGTACTTCAGAAAGCCATTATGGGATCTACACGAATTGAGAAAGTTTGAATAAACTGATCATACTGACCACTGATTCTTTGTATTTTCTATCTGGCCGATCTAACTGTTTGGTTTGGGGTTGCGACTTGTGAAGATAGTTATacaaatcaaaaaattatcaGAGGATGTGATTGTCTCGGACTCTAAACCCCctatatttttagaaaaaaaacgaaaagagTATAGTGCGGTGCAGTGATATATACTTTCGCTTGATAATTCAagatattttaaattcaaaactcgttgtaaaattatttttaccaCTTTATTAGTTAATATGATTTCTACTTCATTTTGTAAGGCCCATGCCCGTGAGCTTCTCTTTGTAACCCGGAAAAACTCAGATCCGGTTCAAGCATCAAGCAGAAAGCCGACCGAACCGGTTTCACCCCATTTGGCCAAAACCGGACCAGACCAACTGTGGCCACCCGTTTTCCCTCTCCAAAGAGGTTTTCCGTTCACCGGCGAAAACAGAGCCCCAGTTTCTGTGCTCCGCCGCTTCCCACTCTCTTCTCCGCCCGAAGATGTCGATCCTCCAAATCGCTCCGCCACTTCCCCACACCCTCCTCTCCTTCTCAAGAGCGCTAGTCCCTCCTTCCCACCATCGCCTATTCCTCCACTCGAAACCCTCCAACCTCACTCTCCCATTCCGCCCCGCCCCCATCCGTATGGGCGGCGGCCCCAGAACGTACCCCGGCGGCGTCTCCAAGTGGCAGTGGAAGCGGATGCAGGCCAAGAAGGCCAAGCAGCTCCTTAAGGCTCGACTCACCCGCGAGCGCCAGATTTACGAAATGCGGAAGCGGGCTGAGCTCAAGGCCGCCGTGTCCGAGCTCGAGCGGCCTTGGGAAGCCGTGAAGCGCGCACCGACCCTCTTCTCCGTCAGCGCCGATGAGCAGCTGAAGGTCCTCGCCGACCGGTTCCAGAAGCCTGGCGGCTTCGACATGTGGACTGAGAGGGACGGCCCCGAGCTGTTTAAGGCCATGGACGGGCTGCCCTCTGCTAGGTTCTTCCCTAAGGGGGTTGTGCACAGCGTGAAGCCCTACGGGAAAGTTGCTGAATTGGAGGGTTCGGTCGAGGATTCAGGCTCCGGCGGGGAGAGTGAATTAGATGAAGAGCTTGATGATTATGGGGAAGATAGGAGGATCTCTAGTCGGAGGTTGAGAGGTGGTGAACTGGGTTCGGGATTGGAAGCTGAAAATGGCGGTGTAGTTGGAAAGCAGATTGTTCGTTATCAGAGGAACCGGAGGAACTCGAGCATTGGATACAGCCAATTGGATGATGTCGAGGAAGGGGGTTCGGTTTCAGGAAGTGAAGATGATGCTGGATTAGGCGAACAGAGGGTTGGGAATGAGCGGAATAAGAGGATTTCTGCCGGTAGGATGAGGGGCAGGGCTATGTATAATTCGGAGGATGGTTTAAGATCATCGGGCTTGGATTTGAAGAATGAAGGCAAAAGTAAAGGGAGGCTGGCGAAGAAGGGCATTTCGAGAAAGTCTGGGGCACTGGGCAAGGGAGGTTCAAGAGAGAGTGGCTCTGTTCGAGTCGGTTTTGACAGGAAACAGAGAGGAAGCGAGGAGGGTTATGGTGATGGGTTGAGGAGTGGTAGGAACAACAGAATAAGAGAGTCGAGAGATTCGGATTTGGAAGTTTACGATATGAGCTTGCAAGAAGATGGTAGTTACAGGCTGTGAATGCACGGAACTAATGAAATGTAAAGTATATAGCCTACATCGCGGATCAGAAGAGTGGAAATGCAGGAACTGATTTCAAGAAAAGACTTCGCTTATCTGCATACCGTGATGCTGGGTTTGGCATGAGCAGTGTTTAACTTGAACATGGGTAAGGTGATGGCAGGTAATATTGGATACAATTTGGACATGTGCACGAGGATATCGTAGTTGTTTCATAAGATGTGTTTACTTCAACTGAGAATTATTGACCCATTTGCAATTAATGCGATACCTAATGTTAGTATTATCGAACATCTTTCATGGTTCCGGGTTGTTTATGGCATACAGTTTGAAACTTTTGGCTTCAACTGATCATCTTGAGTACGGAAACGAAGTGAGCTGCTGAAAGCCTGAAACAATATGTCCGCTCGCTATATGTAAAAACACGCTCTGCTTGTAATGAGAATTACAATCGAGTTGTTCACTTGGAAATTCATGGGCGGTGCATTACACAGATCAGATGAGGGGATAATCAAGACTGAAGTCATGGAATTATTTTATGCGACTATCGCTTGGACTTATTTTTATGCAGATTATGTATGACTTCCACGAAGTTCTCACTGAAACTTGTGGAGCTGAAGATTTTGTTCGTGGTGTACAAGTTTGGCTCGCCATGCTAACCGACTATATAGATCTTAAAGAATCAGAGAAAGGGATGATGATTGACAGGCAAAGGTTTTTAGTCGCTTTATTGCCTGACCAACTGAGACATTCTATTGTTATGAATGAAGTTTACATTTAATTGACATGCTAGATTTTTTGACACGAGAAATGTTTCTTGCCGTAGAAGCAAATGTCCTGTAGCAGAGTATAGGCACTTTCTGAAGCAACTTGACCTTAAAATTTTGCTTCTGAGATATCATAGTGCACGATCTTCTACTAGGGAAAT
The sequence above is drawn from the Punica granatum isolate Tunisia-2019 chromosome 5, ASM765513v2, whole genome shotgun sequence genome and encodes:
- the LOC116209107 gene encoding uncharacterized protein LOC116209107, encoding MSILQIAPPLPHTLLSFSRALVPPSHHRLFLHSKPSNLTLPFRPAPIRMGGGPRTYPGGVSKWQWKRMQAKKAKQLLKARLTRERQIYEMRKRAELKAAVSELERPWEAVKRAPTLFSVSADEQLKVLADRFQKPGGFDMWTERDGPELFKAMDGLPSARFFPKGVVHSVKPYGKVAELEGSVEDSGSGGESELDEELDDYGEDRRISSRRLRGGELGSGLEAENGGVVGKQIVRYQRNRRNSSIGYSQLDDVEEGGSVSGSEDDAGLGEQRVGNERNKRISAGRMRGRAMYNSEDGLRSSGLDLKNEGKSKGRLAKKGISRKSGALGKGGSRESGSVRVGFDRKQRGSEEGYGDGLRSGRNNRIRESRDSDLEVYDMSLQEDGSYRL